The Gammaproteobacteria bacterium sequence GAAAATTCGGGATCGGACTGATGTTCGGATAAAGAGCGTGCAAGTGGAATGCTTTCACCATCTTCAATTATGGTTTCGCAATGCAAACTAATCGCTTCACAAGCATTATCAATGGCCTCCTCTAAGGTCTCACCCGCTGAAAAGCAACCCGGCAAATCCGGTACAACCACGCCAAACGATGTAGTATCAGTAGATGGTTCAATTGCAATAATAAATTTCATAATTGCTCCTTTATTTCAAATCGGCTTGTTTTAATAATTTATTTACCAATCCTTTTCCAAGATCTCGTTTAGGATGAGGCACGCTAATATGCCCCTGCTTACCAGGATTAGTAAAAATATGATGACTACCGCGTATGCCACGTAATACCCACCCATCCTCTTCCAGTTTTTTGATAATGTCCGAGCTATTCATATTTTTTTGATCCTAACGCAATAAGCATCGTCCAATGGCGGAGTCGTTACGATTTTCCACCGAAGGGGGAATCGCGTCTTCCCCAATGGCCCGGAATTCCAAACGAAGTTCCACCCGGCGGCTTTCATCCTTCGATGTCTTCGCCGAGTTATAGGAAAAAC is a genomic window containing:
- a CDS encoding mRNA interferase HicA, translated to MNSSDIIKKLEEDGWVLRGIRGSHHIFTNPGKQGHISVPHPKRDLGKGLVNKLLKQADLK
- a CDS encoding antitoxin HicB; protein product: MKFIIAIEPSTDTTSFGVVVPDLPGCFSAGETLEEAIDNACEAISLHCETIIEDGESIPLARSLSEHQSDPEFSKWIWAVVEVPVERYFGPAEKIHITLLRFLLTKIGGYIRDHDMVRSSFLAEAARGAIKS